The following proteins come from a genomic window of Lachnoclostridium phytofermentans ISDg:
- a CDS encoding rod shape-determining protein — MAAKLYGIDFGTSTIKIYKKNEGVIFDAKNIIAIADKKRVIAIGDEAFEMYGKAPSNIEVDYPVRNGVIANIENMLTLLNHAFDQLGKKHGKFTGAEFLVATPTDITEVEKRAFFDLVANSNAKSRKIRIVEKPIADALGAGLNVTKARGVMVVNIGADTTEVSIMSLGGIVLSKLVPVGGNKFDESIILNVKKQYNLYIGHKTAETIKKELACALKGEEKTIKVYGRDVVTGLPMEKEITSSFVYETISEHLLSIIDSMRIILERTPPEISSDIIDLGIYITGGSANIKYLDQLMSHDTDLKINICNDPANTVVNGLGKIIEDPKLSSLALTIKQTYYGA; from the coding sequence ATGGCCGCAAAATTGTATGGGATTGATTTTGGGACAAGCACCATTAAGATATATAAGAAAAACGAAGGCGTTATCTTTGATGCAAAGAATATCATTGCGATAGCAGATAAAAAACGTGTCATCGCAATTGGTGACGAAGCCTTTGAGATGTATGGGAAAGCGCCAAGCAATATCGAAGTAGATTATCCTGTTAGAAATGGCGTTATTGCAAATATTGAGAATATGTTAACTCTTTTAAATCATGCCTTTGACCAGCTAGGAAAGAAGCATGGTAAGTTTACGGGCGCTGAATTTTTAGTTGCCACACCAACGGATATCACAGAAGTAGAGAAAAGAGCTTTTTTTGACTTAGTAGCAAATTCAAACGCAAAAAGTAGAAAAATTCGTATTGTAGAAAAACCAATTGCAGACGCTTTGGGTGCTGGTCTTAATGTGACGAAAGCACGAGGTGTAATGGTTGTAAATATTGGTGCAGATACGACGGAAGTCTCAATCATGTCTTTAGGTGGTATTGTATTAAGCAAATTGGTACCAGTTGGTGGTAATAAATTCGATGAATCTATTATTCTTAATGTAAAGAAGCAATATAATCTATACATCGGTCATAAGACAGCTGAAACGATTAAAAAAGAGTTGGCTTGTGCTTTGAAAGGTGAAGAAAAAACAATAAAGGTATATGGTAGAGATGTGGTTACGGGCCTTCCTATGGAGAAGGAGATCACCTCCTCCTTTGTCTATGAGACGATATCAGAACATCTATTGTCTATCATAGATTCCATGCGTATTATCTTAGAGAGAACTCCACCAGAGATTTCTTCTGATATAATTGACCTTGGTATCTATATTACCGGCGGTTCTGCCAATATCAAATATCTCGATCAGTTGATGTCACATGACACCGACCTTAAAATTAATATTTGTAATGATCCTGCCAATACAGTAGTGAATGGACTTGGTAAAATTATCGAAGATCCTAAGCTAAGTTCTTTGGCACTCACTATAAA